The genomic interval gGTTTTTATTTGGcgaaaggcccttctggtggatGTTTCAATCTGGGTTTTCCAGGAAGGGGGAAGACTTTCCCCGCCAGTTCCCTGCAAGCTGTGAAACAGGACCAGGTTGGTAACTCAAGATAAGATTCCAAACTTTCCTTGCTTTTAGCTTTGGGATTTAAGGATAGGTGGAACAGCCCCGGGACTCTTAATTCCTCAAGTGTTGTGCTAAACCATACAGTCTGTGTTTCGAAGTCCTGGGACAGCAATGCCTGATTTGTTGACATGTGCAAGCAGTGGTTTAGTGGTGAATTCTGATGTGTGGGATCTCATCATGCCAGTCCCTATTGCATCACCAATAGGTCTATACCCCAGCACTTTACTACTACTCTTCCTCCTTGCTATTCTTGCATCTTCACCAGTTCTCTGAAAAGCAAGTAAACCATGAGAAAAACATAAAAGGAACAGTAAGCCCCACCTGCCTTTGTCCTCTCAAGCCTTATTTGGGTCTTCCACTAGTGGGGAGTATTAGAGGTTGAGAAGAGACTCACTACTCCAAAATAAACTCTGAAGCTTATTTGAGTTCCCAGAACTCCTTCCATCCAAACTTCTTGCAAGGTCACAATTCTAATGGACCTGAGTTCTTTAACTTTAGGTTCCATAAAGAGATCTTTATGTCCCAGAGTAATGGAATCCATTAGTACCTGTAATTCATCACCATTTCAGTCCACTTGATGCTTCTGGTAACGCTGCACTAGGGCTGGAAAACCTTTACTTGCAAGAGCTCTAAAGCTTGTTGTCCTTGTACTGGCTGTGTGCCgtaaataaatttgttgttgcaTTAAAGCTTGTTGTTATCCACTTTcaagtcaatcccaactcatggcaacctgtggatgagacaactccaagtttccctatcatccactgctctgcttaggccctatAAATTCATACTCGtaacctccctaatagagtctatccatctagggTCCGGTCTTCCTGGCTTTCtacatctctccacctttcctaacattattgtcatGTCTaatgtcatgccttctcatgtggccaaagtatgacagcctcagtttgatcatcttcttctttcagggagatttcaggcttgatctgttcaaggacccgtttatttctcttttttggccatccacagtattctcagcactcttctctagcgcCACATCCCAAGTGAaagtattttcttcttatccacttttttcactgtctagctctcatatctgtacatgatGGGAAATaaagtggcttggatgattctaacttcagtgctcagttgtatatctttactctttaggatcttttctggttctttcatagctgtctttctcATTcctggtcttctgatttcttgactacagacTCCTTCCTGATTgttgtttgatccaagatatgggaattcttttactattttgatttcttcattgtccaggttgaatgtatgtaggtccTCCCTAAAACAGCAGTGCTAAAATTGTAGTCCATGGGTTTTCTATGGTTCCACCCACATTTTATGCCCCACAAACCCTTCCTAAACCCTCCAAGCTTGGGAGGAGGAAGTTCACTTGCCACTTCTCAAAGCCCCGTTTGCAACCCCACAGCCAAAAATCACTCCATGAGCTTGGAAATTCCACGCCAAAGTAACTTCCTCTTGCAAGTTCTGGCCAATGTTCACCTGAATTTGGGTCACATGGACGGCTGTGAGGTTGCGGGTATCAAAATGTGTCCCTGCTTTTGCTGCAGTTGCCCAGCTTTTCTCTAAAGCTTTCATTCAGCCAAGGGCCAACCCTACCCTGAAAAAGAAGAGTGAGTTGATTGACTATAAGCCTTGATTCAGCACTGCTGAATGAATCATTGAGTATCTTTTGATGTAGTTTATTTCATACAGTTGTACAGACTCTGACCAGTGGATTTTGTATGCCACCTCGAGTTCTGCAGAAGAATGGTGGGGTTAAAGAATATAAAAAATAACTGAGGCAAAAAAAAAgagttgaaataaataaacagctaGAAAGAGCGCCTTAAGGGCAGATGAAATGAGATGTCATACAGAGAAAGGTTATTAATATGTCCCTGTGGTATAGACAGTGTTGAATCATTTGAACACTGAAGAAAGAAAATACCACACACAGTCTGCATAAAGAGATTAGGGAGAAAGAATTGGCCAGCATGGTGGCAAGATGAAATTTTGACCGGTGGTAAAGAAATGCCACATCTGTAGAAAACATCAGTCTTCAGCATATAATggtgctgtgtgtttgtgtacttgGCTAATAATCTTAGAGCTGCTCTGAGAAAAGCAAATGTTGTCCCTTGTCAGTTTGACAGGGCGGTGTGAGTGGTTAAAATTCAACAAACTGTCTgtttgggagtgttttgatgTTTCATAAAAGTTACTAGGGATGTTCtgtgtttattttgttctgtCCTGACgggaaaatacatatataataaatgGTTCTCCAGCTGGCTATTGGGCACCCTCCAAGGATTTCTCGAAATCTTTTCTAACAAAATGTAGGCTAGCCTTCATCATCTTGTTTTATGGTAGTTGTATGTATAAAGGTATCCTGTCACATTTGTTTTTAACCAAGACAAAGTTCCCATAAGACAGTCACTAATAAGATGGGGGGAAAGATCAAGGGGATATATTGTGTGGGAAGAGctttaaaatttccttttaacATTTAATTAGTTACACATACAGTTTTGAGATGCTCAAAGTAGTTGATTACTgttagaaatattatttattaaaagtaatTGCCTACCTTTAACATGGAAGCCAGCTAGGGCTGACCGTGTGagtgaagcaactgcctcaggAAGCAGATTCTTGGGAGCATCAACAACCGTCCCAAATCTGTCCCTGCTGAGTCCCTAGATCCATTCCCCTCTGTTGGAAGCCAGACCTTTCTGTGTCCTGAATCCTGTCTTGTTTCTCTACAGTAGCCTCCTGACCTCAGGTGTAGTGGAGTCTAGCCATGATGGAAGGAGGGCCTTTCAACTTCCTCTGGGAAGGTCCATTGCCAGCATTCACCTGCTAAGTCAGTCAGCTTCTGTATctgggaagggagaagaggaaccATCCTATCatttgccttaggcagcaaaaggACTTGAGACAGACCTGAACTGGATCTAGTGACCACAGCATTAGGGAACTAGCAGTGATCAAAAAGCCATTGAGTCTAGGCCCTGTGGTGCAAAatgagattattttttaaagatgctgATAATATTTAGGAGGAAAGGGCTACTgtatgtacttgactataagaTGACCTCACcaagtcaagggtaggttttggggccaaaattatggatttggatatgACTAGTGGGTAAGTCCAGCATAAAACGTAGGGGcttgtaacaaaagatctaaagggtgaagcaaatgaaaacaatggcaaagaacatACAGAATTCCTGCAGGCATacttgtttgtgctcacacttaggggttcagtgcttccaagacaaaTTATACTCTTACCTTTTATGCTATTTTTAGTAAGAGgtaaagtacagtatatacattgacctgtagataaatcgactcaggttttttgatgTAAATTTTTTGaattaacatttctagacttgtatatacagtaattatatgtatatccactttgttgttgttgcaggcaGTCCCTCTGGCCATTGTATGATCACTGGTGCAGCTCTGTGGCCAGTAGTAATCACTCTGACCACACAGATATCCCAACACTCCAAAAGGTACATCACTCCCATCCTAGTCATTCACTTTCCTAGTTATCCCTCCCATTGgtttttcagaatatttttatttgcattcaaagatatagcttggaaaatcagtatgcaaagggaccttgtttgagactacctgaaagaaagaagttggtagcatgagcttttgtagcctTGATCCTACTTCTTCCCTGTGGATCCACAACTGTgcttaccaccaccacctcaatTGTTTTAAAGAATGTTAGCATTTGAAAAGGGCTTGCAATCTCTGTAGAATCACAGCCCTCTCTGAAGGATAACTCCATATAGCATGTGCTTAAATGGAAGACCGTTTGGGCAGCTGAGCTGAGTAAAATTAGGGGAGTACAGAAGAATGTTGCACCACAAAATGTGCTCAGAGGTACCTTGCTTGTATTATTTCTCCCTTTCCAAGGACATGCCAGAAACAAGaacttatacttttttggactgcaactccaagaatccccatctatggccatgctagctggggatgaCGGGAATTGCACTTTCTTATCATCCCCAACACTTTCTCAAACTGGATATTCATGAGGCCAAGTCATTTGGCTGATAAGTGATTTCTGTGGGCAGAGGTCTGTTCACTCAACTCATCTAATCTGCTGACTAACCTTCAGTGTCATTTCTCTGTCTCCTTTTTCCACCTCTACAGCTGGCTGGTGAAGGCAGTGCCCTTTCAGGtttatctcctcttcctcctagcTGTAGGTCTGTCACGCATCTTCATTCTGGCTCATTTCCCCCACCAAGTCCTTGCTGGCATCTTGGCAGGTGGGTGTATCTTGTGGTTTTGGGCTGCCTTTCCTACTGGCCTATTCATGTCTGCTCTGATATTGCAGCCCTCTTTTAGAAGGGCCTGCTTTTCTCTGCAGATGGGGAATGCCACGTGTTATGGTTTGCTGAAGCCAGGCTCAGGAGTGAACTTCACTGGCTGATAAAAAGTGATATTAAATGGAGTGGCAAGCTTTTAAAGCCCTCTGCAGCCCTAACTCTTCTCTAACCTGGGTCAGAAGAAGTCCAGGCTTTTGGAGCACAGTAGGATTTGCTCAGGAACTGGATAATTAAGTTTGGGAAAGTTtcctttttttggattacaactcccagaatcctcaagccaGCATGGTCCATGGAGCCATGCAGCTTGGAGAActgtaggaactgtagtccaaaaaattaactttcccaggctctgatTAGATTTGTTCCCTGCCACAATCAGTACAACAGACAACTTCCCTCTGTTTGAGAGTAGCTTTCTGATGTGCTAAAATTGGAGGAGAAATTGCAGCTCTTTCAGGTTATGGGGCAACAAGTAACTTAGTTACAGAAGTGGGATTTTGTTTTGGCTCTTCCTCACTTCTCTCTCTTCCTAATTTCTTTATCAGGGATAAGCCTGGGATGGCTGCTAGAATCCCGAGTCCCATTAGAGAGAGGACTCTGCTTCTATTTATTGGCTTCACTGTCCCTTTTGCTCAGCAGCGTGATGACCTATTGGACACTGATTGCTCTGGGCATAGATGTCACTTGGTGAGTTCCTTCAGTGAGGAGAACGACTGGACTGTGGGAGCATCAATGTGGGCTTCTTTTTCACAGTAGTATACTGTACATGCTACTATagtccagagcttgggaaatacATGCTTGGAccacagtgcccagaatcccttTTCAGCCATGTtgactgagagattctgggacCTGAAAGTAATGTTTTCTGAGTTCTGCTTTTATTCATGCCTTTCTTTTATGGTCTTCTCCAGGTCCATCAACCTAGCTACCAAGTGGTGCGCGAACCCCGAGTGGATCCGAATAGACACACGTCCCTTTGCATCACTGAATCGTGATATGGCCACAGCTCTTGGGCTGGGACTTGCCTTCCACTCTTCCTACTACGCCCAGCTTAAGTGTGAGAGGCCCGGCTGGTCTCAGAGGGCACTGTGCGCTATCTTGGCCCTTGTTCTCCTGCACCTCCTCAGTGGTGCGGCACAACCGCACAATGTGGCTCTCTGGTACGGGCTGAACTTTGTGAAGTATGCCACTTTCCCATGGGTGGTGATCGCATTGCTCCCTAGAGCAGTTCAGGCTGTGACCTCCAGGGTGATACCAATCCACAAAGAGTAGCCAGAGGGACCATTTACTCTTTTAGGACAGCCACAGATAGGGAAAGGAGCTCATAGAACTGGGCAGGATTTTCTTTGGGGCACTCCCCACTTAGCATAGAATAGGTCCTTCCATCAAAAGACCTTATGCATTTTACCTCAAAAGGGACTGTTCCTTCTACTCAGGCcagtgtgtttttttctttttatctaagcAGCTGTACCAAAAATGCTACTTTGAACCCTCCTCACCCCAGCTCAATTGTATCAACAGCGTGTTTCTCTTTCATACCCAGGGGTTATTGTTTGCATTCAGCATTCAGGTCTCAAAAGTGCAACCCAAAAGATTTTCAGAAAGTATTTCCAACAGAGATGGATTGACAATGGGACACAGTGGTTGCTTTGTGGCACTGTGGAATCATTGTAAGAGACACATGCAAGTTGGACAATGATTTAACTGAAATAGGTCAGATGGGTAAGAGGAGGTGGTGGCAGCACTACTGATGAAGTTTCTGTGCCTCCACTTAATTTGTGTCAAATAGGGCACTCTAATTCCATCTAGTATCTAATGTATCAGCACCATCCCTTTCTAACTTGAATTCAGGGAAAAGAACTGATGCAAACATCCTAAAGCTCCAAGCCAGTAGCCATCCCAAAGCTctgaaccaggggtaggcaacctttttgagccgggggccgggttgctgtccctcagacaattggggggggggagagccaataaataaataaataaacaaattctttttacaattaaataaataaataaaccgggacaaatgtaggacaaaatttcaaatggaggacactttttttttaaaaaaatggaggacacgctaacaaatttgctgattttttttaaaaaaatgttaatataaatgcatgtttcggaggcttctatagacactTGCCCCCcattgcccgcctcctcctgataggccaaaggctccacgctctcatgtgagaggccaaaggctccggcggcaatcggcggcaggactgggctggggccggtcccaaggccttgctgggctgcatccggctcgcgggccgcaggttgcctacccctgctctgaaCCATCTGTGCAAATATTCTTAGGGCCGGGTGTGATCAAACTGCCAGTTTTCCTAACTTGTGACATTAATAAAACCAAATTTCAGCATTTCAAGCTATATTCAACCTGCATGACTCTTCCCCAGAGGTTTAACCTAGGTTTCAGTGTTCATTTCATTATCCTAGAATAAAGTTGGAGATGAAGGATACCAAACTGAGTAGTTTGCATACCAAactaagagcctgtacagacatgccaaaataaagctgctttgggtcactttggaggtaagctgtttaaatgaggccagaagctgcgccaaagccacatttgTCCTAAGgcctggagggcagctttggcacagcttctgccctcttaagatacatgtgtcatttaaacagcacacctccagtgacccaaagaagctttattttggcctgtctgtacaggcccttagccACTGTTTTTTGAAATCATAGTTTGTTCTTTTTAAGTTGTGAAATGCATGGTGAAAGATTAAACAAATCATGGCTCGTCTTCCACACTTCTGgcttgtttgttttctctttgaaCCTTTCTGTCACCAACTCTTTGATGTGAGAGGGAGGACAGGACCAGCCCATAGTTCCAAGTTCAGGTGTCACAACACATCATGGTTTAAACATGTGACAGTTCATGGGTCCAGACTATGGTTTATGGCTAGTTAATAAGCCACAGTTTCTTAAGACGTGGACATACCTCCCAACATAACAGATGTCAACAAGTATAGAATCAACATAGCATCCTTATAAGTATGTTAAGAACCAGTTGGccttctctcccccaccctgTCAAAGGAACAGCATTCTTGTATTTGGAAAGTGCTTTTATATATTGAGATGTTATTGCTGTATGCTAAATTTTCCCTCCCACATTTTCTGAGGCTCTTGGAAAGGAGCCCAACTATTAAAAGAACCTATGAACAACGGATGTGAGCTTGAAAACAGACCTCATCTCCATAGATATTTGATCACTTCTTCCTCTTTACTTCCTAATGGTTTCTCAATAGTTTGTGGCTCTTGCCTTCTCAGGTTGGCTGTTGCCTCCCTTCAGATTTAGTCACCATTTTCCTTAGTAACAGTGTATATGGTGTAacaatgaaagaaaggaagaaaaggatcaCACAACTCTAGGAGCCTCATGCTCTGTAAAGAATACCACTGTTTAAATTGCCTATGCACACACTGTGAATTTTGAGGTTCTGTtactacttttttggactacaactcagagTAGCCATGGTACCTGGAAACATCTGGGAGTTACAAGTCCAAAGAATAATTATTCCAAGACCTGTCTGTACTAGCAAACAAGGCCCATTAACCCCAGGAGCTGGTGATTCCATAAAGTCAGTGATGTTGGAACTAGTAATGGCATTTGCCACACAGGATTTAGAGATAGGCCAACCTTCTAGAGTGAATGAAGAACAACTAGTTTTTCCTATTGCTTCTTCTGGCCGCTGccaactgttttctttttaaaaatgatacataTGCATAATATAACTGAAATTTTATTAGAAtaaattatgtatttatgtgttttcAGTGTGTTGTGTCATTTTCTGTCTCAAACGATTCCCTTATACCAGTTTTTGAAAGGAACAGATTTGGAGGAATTTTCTGGATTTTGCAGAGATGGttcttttataaagaaaaaatttCTGTTGCTAAGAAATTGATTAAATCATACAATTTTGTTTGCTAGTGTTTTGTCTCCcaagaaatcatagagttggaagagacctcaagggccatccagtccagtcccctgccatgcaggaactcacaatcaaagcaccccccaacagttggccatccagcctctgcttaaaaaataATAGGACatgccttttattatttttttcatgcaAGTGAATAGCCACCATGTACTCTGGGACAACAGTATACCAGGAGCAAAACCTCCTTTTGTTTCCCTATGGCTTGGGACCTCATCAGTTTCAGTTTCAGCCAACTTACCCTATGGTCATAAGAGTTGCCATCCAACATTTGGAAAGGTACACATTCCTGATCTCAACTAAACCACACCTTTGTTGTGTTGCTGTAGCCAATTTGTCAATGGTGATCAAGCTTCTGATGGTGAGCCTCTTCGTAGTTAAGACTTTTTAGGGACCAGATAAGCGGTCAGCCAGCACTCAAAATTTTACAGGTATGGTAGCTGTCAGAAATAGTGCTTTGATGGCATAGCTTCAAGAGCCACCACAGTGAGGCATCTGATTAGAACTTTGTAGAGTCTTTgggctatttttattatttaaatagcatgacttgactttgttattgttttacagGAGTTGGCTGGAATCACAATGGTCATCACCTCTGGCCAGCTCTGCCTTACTGACTGCAGAttataggagttgtaatccaacacatccaGAGCTAACCTGGAGGGGGAAAACTTGTGTAGACCATGAGTGGGGAATACATGGACCCCAGTTGTTGGGACTGTAACTCTTATTCGCAGGAAATGTcccagccaatggtgaggaaagtttttttttatttattgtattcatGTATTCATTATTTCCACCCAGtgcatgtcagacaggcttttgctgagaagccagactAGATGTGCCAAGCAGCTACTCAGCAGCAGTAGTGAGGAGGGTGTGACActagcagaggatctctcagaaacaACGGCAGTGGTGCCATAGTATTGTGCAGAAGGGAATACGGTAAGCtcctttgaatgtcttttaccatgaaaatcctatgatgagacagtctaaaatgaaacaaaagatagTGCCACAAAATAACACTCCCAGGTTGGAAGGCACTCAACTAACTACTGGGGTACAGGAGAGGGCAACTATAATTAGCAGTgtagctaatgatgcaactggactcaagccaaaaggtcATTCAGTTTTTGACGTCTTCAGAAATGAAAGTCCAAAGCTACACTACACAGATTATAAGAACacggaatgtgagaagcatgaatcaggggaagctaaacagagtaaaacaagaaatggaacatataaacctTGTGATACTTGGGCTGAGCTATAGTGGACAGGATTGGGATAtcataattacacagtgtttttactcaggaaatgaaaatctaagaagaaatggggtggcatttataGTGAGGAATGATGTAGCAAAgaagtcaaaggatataatgaaaAGTCAGACTGACTCATGTCAGTAAGACTTCGGGGAAAACTCATCAGTAtgaccataatccaagtttatgctctaactacagaggcaaaagaagaagaaatggaaagattctaTCCTGGAGTCGAGGAAGAAAGTGGTCACACAGCAAAACTGGTCTTCTTGTTAATCACAGGCAATTGGAATACAAAGTTAGAAATCAGAGCAGAATAAAAGAGTGTAGGAAAATCTGGCCTAGAATCAAAAAAATGAAGCAGGGTGATCAACTGATTGAATGTTGTGAAGTCAATAGTTTGTTCACTGCAAACTCCAAGTAACATTCTCCAAGTAACTGGAGGTAACACCATCTGATGGCTAATATAGAACTCAAATAGACTACTACACAATCGGAATCAGAAGacagagaagctccattctcCAAAAACAAGGCCAGGAGTAGATTGTGACACAGATCATGAACTGCAAATACCAAAAATTATAGTAAAGCTAAAGTcaaatgccaaaatacaacctgaagaacatccctgcaGAAGTTAAAGCTAACATACAAAATATATTGGAACtcttaagcctaattgaccatgcagccaaaaagaaagagaagcctcaatggataACAAATGAAACTCTCCTAGCAATTATGGACAGATGAGATGCAAAATTAAAACATGACAAGAatagtcagaaccctgaatgcaactgttgaCTTGACAATGACCTGTGTGCAGGGATAAGGAGAActactaaaataataatacagagaaatagatgacaacaaaaaggaagaacaagagacctcttccacaagagcTGAGATATCAAAGGAAAAATTAAACCAAGAGTGAGGATGCTATATGACCAGAAGGGAAACACTTTACAGGgccaagtacaaataaaaatccaATGGAAGTACTGTAATACACCGAAGAActacataaaagagatgaaaggatgacagattctttaaaggaagaaccatttgaagatgaacatacagttttagaaagtgaagtgaaagctgcactcaaagcacctggaagaaaaaaatcatcAGAAACATACGGTATACCAATAAAattacagatggatggattcaatcaaggaacccatggccctgagtttgcaaaatctgagcaggactgttgatgatggggtaacctggaggtctctcattcattgggttgccataagtcaaagttgacttgatggcagttaataattcatttattaatgtattttaatttcacACTTTTATCATGAGATTTCAGAGTGGCAAACAGGTAACAGAATATAGATAATTCCAaattaaaatcaacaaataatttaaacaagaaaAACATATTAGACAACTCAAATTAAATCAGCTTTCAAAGACTAAAAGGTGCTTAAAAATAAACaaggccccaaaggctttaataaaacaCCATGCCTTCACCTGGCACTGAAAAGATGCCAAGGTTGGCAccaatcaggcctccaagggaagggcattccacaagtgatgggagttacagttccaTATCCTTTGAAAGGCCATATAGTCCCTACTCCTAATGTAGTCAATAATGACTAGATGGATCAATAAGCTTCCCTTGGTATGATATTGCTGCCATTGATTTGAGACACAGCACCTTATTTGCTCGGCCAGTTTGGAAAATGGAGACAGGACATACAAAGAAAAGCCAAAGAAATCCCACACATTGATTCTACCACAAAATATTGCcagaaacaattttatttacacaAGGACAAACATTGGAACATATTACAAAATACTCAACTGAAAATTGTATCCAGAGCAAgataaacagagaaagagagacagaaagcaggagaaaaaagcagaaagggggggggggctacagaTATTCCCCACTTACGGGGGGCATCGTCAATGTAATGTGAAAGGGGCTGattaagaaagaaatggaaaaataagtcCCAATTCCCCTCCACAAGAACAGCCCCCTCAACAGCTTAATACTGGTGTGGTGTCCCTACTGAAAGGATATCGACAGAAAGGGAACTGACACAcgcacatctctctctctctctctcacacacacacacacacacacacacacttgctccATAAGGACTAATGGCTTTTCAAAATAGTTGCTACTTTCGGCCTGCGCAGAAATTTCCCTCCCCATAGAACAAAATCCAAATTAAGAAACAATGGCTGGTGGATCCTTTTCTTGCCTACCTACCTATTCTTCCCCCACCGCTGCAATGtcgttttaaaaaaagagataaaatggAAAGTGAGATGTAAGAAATGCTAAAAGCGGGGCCCATTCTCTCCTGACTGCAAAGTCACAGTGACTGGCATCAAGTTTTCTTGGGCTGCTTTTTGCACTgtgtaag from Sceloporus undulatus isolate JIND9_A2432 ecotype Alabama chromosome 6, SceUnd_v1.1, whole genome shotgun sequence carries:
- the G6PC3 gene encoding glucose-6-phosphatase 3 yields the protein MDVFYSSGVWFAELLQRNLVGLEDFWLWVTFLGDPKCVFLIYFPLAYFLLDQKVGVKVLWLGLISEWLNLVSKWFLFGERPFWWMFQSGFSRKGEDFPRQFPASCETGPGSPSGHCMITGAALWPVVITLTTQISQHSKSWLVKAVPFQVYLLFLLAVGLSRIFILAHFPHQVLAGILAGISLGWLLESRVPLERGLCFYLLASLSLLLSSVMTYWTLIALGIDVTWSINLATKWCANPEWIRIDTRPFASLNRDMATALGLGLAFHSSYYAQLKCERPGWSQRALCAILALVLLHLLSGAAQPHNVALWYGLNFVKYATFPWVVIALLPRAVQAVTSRVIPIHKE